ACGAAGGACGCCTCGTCCGAGAGCAGGAAGACGACGCAATTGGCAATCTCGGCCGGTTTGGCGATACGAGCCATGGGATGCACGTCGAGCACCTGCTGGCGCATTTCCGGCGGCTGGGTGGCGAGATATTCGGCCACCAGCTTGGTCTCGGTCCAGCCGGGCGAGATGGCATTGACGCGGACCTGCTTCGGCCCGACTTCCAGCGCCAGCGACCGCGTGAGCCCGACAAGGCCGGATTTCGCCGCGGCATAGGGAAAATAGCCGGGGAACGTGTGGTCGGCATGGACCGAGGCGATATTGACGATCGACCCGGCCTTGGCCGCCAGCATGGCCGGCAGCACCACTTTGGCGCAGAGCCAGGCAGCCTTGAGGTCGACCGAAAACACATCGTCCCATTCGGCCTCGGTCATCGTGACCGGGTCGGCATTGGAATTGCGACCGGCATTGTTGACCAGCCCGGTCACGGCGCCGAACTTTTTGACGCCCGCGTCGTGCACGCGCGAAATGTCCTCGATGCGTCGGATATCGCCGGCCTCGAAATGCACCCGGTCGCGATCGGCAAGCCCGGCGACGAAGGCCTCGCCCGCCGCGCGGTCGAGATCGACCATGGTGACGCATGCACCCTCGGCCAGCGCCTTTTCAACAATGGCCGCGCCGATGCCCCGGCTGCCGCCGGTGACGAAGACATGGCCGTTTGCCAGCCGCCCGGCCATCAGACGTCCACCACTGGCGATACCGCAACATTGTCCGCGAAGAGCTTGTCGACCTCGGCAATGCTGAAACCAGCTTCGAGCAAGACCTCGCGGCTGTGCTCGCCATAGCGCGGCGAGCCGCGCAAAGACGGATCGGGATCGCCGGAGAAGCGGATGGCCGGCGCCACGGTGCGGTATTCGCCACCCTTGGAATGCGTCATGGTGGTGAGATAGCGCTGGGTCTGCGGATGGGCGAGGAAGGTCGCATAGTCGTTGACCGGGCCGCACCACAGGCCGTGCTCGGTCAGCAGGTTGTCCCAATGCGCGACGGTGTCTTCGCGCAGGCGCGCGGCGACGGCGTCATAGATGTCGTCGCGCCAGCGCATCAGCGCTGCGCTGTCCTTCTGCGACGGCCGCGATGTCTTGAGCGCCTTCAGCGCCGGCACGCCGATGACGTCGCCCAGCCGGTCGAGATCGACCTGGGCCAGGGCGATATGGGCGTCCGCGCAGCGATAGATGCCATAGGGCGGCTCCATGTAGATGGACGCCTGCGGACTGCCCGAACGGGTCGGCGGCGCCTCGGCCGCCATGAACGACGTTAATTCCTGCACCTGCATCTCCATGATCGCCGAGACCATGGTGACCTTGATTTCCTGCCCGCGTCCAGTCGTGGCGCGCGCCACCAGCGCTGCCAGCACGCCCTCGGTCAGCTGGTGCGAGGCCGAGACGTCGACCATGTAGAGCGGGGAAGGATGCGGCAATTCGCTGGAGCGCCCGGCATTCATGGTGAGGCCGGCAAAGCTCTGCAGCAGCAGGTCCTGCCCCGGCCGGTCCTTCAAGGGCCCGTCCTCGCCATAGCCGCTGATCGAGCCATAGACCAGCCGCGGATTGATGGCGCTCAGCGTCGCGTAATCGATGCCCAGCTTGCTGGCGACGCGCGGCCGGAAATTCTGCACCAGCACGTCCGCATCCTTGACCATCCGGTACAATACCTCACGCCCGGCATCGGACTTGAGGTCGAGGATCAGCGAGCGCTTGTTGCGGTTAAGGGTCACGAAGGTCGTCGCGTCGCCGAATTTGGTGATGCCGGCCATGGTGGAGTAGCGCGAGAAGTCGCCGCCCCCTGGGGCTTCGATCTTGACGATATCGGCGCCCATCTCGCCCATGCGCTGCGTGCACATGGGACCGGCCAGGGCAATGGTGAGATCGAGGACGCGAAGGCCCGCCAGGGGGCCGGTACTGGACATGGTTTGACCACTCATCTTGGGTTGGATCTGGTTCATCAGCGCCCCCGGAATACCGGTTCGCGCTTCTCGCTGAAGGCCTTGATGCCTTCGGCGGCATCCTTGGTGGACATGCAGAGCGTATAGCCGTCATTCTCCCAGGCGAGGCCCTGGGCGATGGACGTGCCCTGGCTCTGCTTGATGATATTCTTGGCCGATTGCACGGCGATGGGCGGGTTCTTGGCCAGCCGCGCGGCGATCGCCATGGTGCGGGCCTCAAGCTCCTCGACCGATACGAGGTCCTGCACGAAACCGACGCGGTGCGCCTCGGCGGCGGGGAATATCTCGCCCGTCAGAATCCAGCGCGCCGCATTGCCGTAGCCGATCAGCCGCGGCAGGATGGAGGTATTGCCCGAGCCGGCATGCCAGCCGCGCTGCACTTCCGGCGCACCGAATCGCGAGCGATCCGTCGCCACGCGGATATCGCAGCTCATGGCCACTTCCAGCCCCCGCCGAGGCAATAGCCGTCGATCATGGCGATGGAGGGTTTGCGCAGCTTGAGCAGCGGCGCGATGTAGTCGCGATCATATTCGGCGCGATTGCGCTGCTCCCAGGGGCCGCCCAGATCGTCGAGCGCGGTAACGTCGCTGCCCGCCGAGAAGGCGCGGTCGCCGGCACCCGAGATCACCAGCACCTTGATATCGTCGCGATAATCGACCTCGCGGCAGATGCGCACGAATTCGCCGCCCATCGCCGCGGTAATGGCGTTGAGCTTGGCGGGGCGGTTCATCACCATATGGGCGATGCCATTGTCGACGCTGTAGAGAATATGGGGTTCTTCGGTCATCTTCCGGGTCCGTACTAAGGGGCGCGCAGCGTCATGGTTATGGTCCAGCTTGCGCTGGCGCCGGGGGCGAGGATTGTCGCGCTGCCCTGCTCCAGCGCCTGGCCGAGATGATCGACCGGCGCGGTGGTGGGTTCGAGCGCGATGTGGTGGCCATTGCCGGGTGCCGGCCAACCGCCATAGTTGAGCCAGATGCCCAGATGAGCGATCTCGGCATTGTCAAAGGCGATATCGATGGCGCCGCGTGGGCCGCTCACCGCGGCGCGGGCGCCGGGAACCGTGCTGGCATAGAGCTTGCCGGCGAACTGGGTGGTCGCGGGATGGACAGCATCGAGCTTCAGGTCCAGCGCGCGGTTCGGGCCGGGCCAGGCCAGTTGCGGCGCCACGATGGTCTTGCCATCGCGGGAGAGATAACTAGCCGAGACGGTATCAACGCCGAGTTCGATCCTGTCCTCCGGCGTCACGGCGAGCAGGCCATGCAGCGCCCACATATAGGGCAGCGCCACATCGCCGATATTGTCGACTCGATAGTCGGCGGCCAGCACCGCATCATCAGCACTCAGCCGCCGGGTGAAGCGGAAGCCGCCAGCGGTCCGGCTCAGCGTCAGGCTGTCGGGCGCCTGTGCCTCGACCGTGAAGGGCCGTCCCCAGAGGTCCCCATGGTCGCGCAGCCGGCGGCCATGCGTCGTTCCGCTCGCATCCCAGGGCGCAACGGTGGGGAAGCACTCGTCCCAGCCCACCGCCTCGTCGGCGGCATAGACCGCGTCCTCGCCGACCTGCGAACTCTGCGGCCCCTTGGCCATCCAGTCCCGGCCGGAGCGCCGGTCGATGAGGCTGACGACGCGGGCGCCGAAATCCGCGTCCACCTCGACAAGCAGGGCATTGCTTTCTATCGCGATAATGGCCATGGCGCCCCTCAGCCGGCCAGCGAGGCGCGGGCCTGCGCCCGTTCCGCCCGCGCCATGCGCCACTGGCCGATGGCCACCGCCACGATCAGCAGGAAGCCCTTGGCGACGAGCTGGTAGAAGGTCGGGATATTGAGCAGGTTCATGCCATTGCTCAGCGTCGCCAGCAGCACTACCGCCAGCATGGTCCCGACAATGGTGCCCTTGCCGCCCGCCAGGATGGCGCCGCCGAGAAACACGGCGGTAATCGCTTCGAGCTCGAGGCCCTGCGTTCCCGAAGCCGGCTGGCCCGAACTGGTCCGCGCCGTCACCAGCACGCCCGCCAGTCCCGCCAGCGCCCCGGAAATTGTGAAGATGTAGAACTTCATCCGGGTGAGGTTGATACCCGCCAGGCGGGCCGCGGCCGGGTTGCCGCCCATCGAATAGACGGCCCGGCCGAAGACGGTCGAGCTCATGACGAAATGGGCGACCACGGCGACGGCCACAAGCAGCAGCAAGGCCACCGGGATGCCGGGAAAGCTGCCGCTTTCGAGCACGCGTCCCGAGCCGATATAGGCGAAATTCTGGTCGAGCACGCCGATCGGCCGACCTTCGGGCGCGACGAGAAAGGCGATGCCGCGATAGGCCGATAGCGTGGCGAGCGTCGCCACCACCGCATTGACCCTGAGATAGGAAATGATCGCGGCGTTCACCACGCCCAGTAGCGCGCCCGCCAATACACCCATGAATACGCCACCGGTGACTGTCCCCACATAGGTGACGAAGATGGCCGAGACCACCGAGGCCACGCCGGCAATGGAGCCGACGGAAATGTCGAGGGCACCCGAGACGATGACGATGGTCATGCCGACGCCAAGTAGCCCGACCACAGCCAGGTTCATGCCAATATTCATCAGGTTGCGCGGCACGAAGAAGAACGGCGTCTGGCTGGCGATCAGCGCCACCAGCAGCACCAGCGCGATCAGCAGGGACAGGTTTTCCGCACCCACGAAACGGGTAAACGCCTTGAACGGGTTCTCCGTGGAACGCTGCGTGGTGGTTTGGGAAATATTGGTCATGAACCCCTCTTGGGTGGATGTCTCGCTACGCGGCCTGCTGGCCGAGCGCGGCGTTGAGGATGCGTTCTTCCGACGCTTCGCTCTTTTCTATCGGGTCGGAAAGCTGGCCGGCATGCATGACGACGATGCGGTCGGCCAGCGCCAGCAGCTCCGGCATTTCCGAGGAAATCAGCATGATGGCGATGCCGCTTTTGGCGAGACTGTCGATCAGCCGGTAGATTTCGGCCTTGGCGCCGACATCGACGGCACGCGTCGGTTCGTCGAGAATCAACACCTTCGGCTTGGCCGCCAGCCAGCGAGCCAGCACAACCTTCTGCTGGTTGCCGCCTGACAGCTTGCCGACTTCCTGCTCCAGCGACGGGGTCTTGATTTCGAGACTGTCGATCAATGGCGAGACGGTGTCGACCATCATCTTGTTGCGCAGGATGCCGAAGCGGCTCAGCGTCGAGAAGACCGCCATCGAGGCGTTCTCCATCACCGAGCGAACCAGGATCAGCCCCTCGCCCTTCCGGTCTTCCGGAGCAAAGCCGATGCTGGCGGCAATCGCGTCCGATGGCGCCTTGATGCGGGTGCGCTGGCCGGCCACCAGCACGTCGCCGCTGCGCTTGTGAATGTCGCCGAAAATAACCTTGGCAAGCTCGGTGCGCCCGGCGCCCACCAGTCCGGCAAAGCCGAGGATTTCGCCGGCATGAATCTTGAAATTGACATTCTCGTGGAAGCGGCTCGACAGGTTCGAGACTTCCAGCACCACTTCGGGCCGTGTCGTCTCGATGCGGCTGAAGCCGTAGGATAGATCGCGGCCCACCATCATGCGGACGACATCGTCCGGTGTCACTGACCTGGTCTCGCACACATCGACCAGCCGGCCATCGCGCAGGATGACGATGCGATCGGAAATTTCCATCACCTCATGCAGGCGATGGGTCACGTAGATCACGCCCAGCCCGCGATCGCGCAGCTTGCGGATCAGCGTGAACAGCCGCTCGGTTTCGTCCGAGGTGAGCGAGGATGTCGGCTCATCGAAGGCGACCACCTTGACGCCGGGCTTCAGCGCCCGGGCGATCTCGACGATATGTTTCTGCGCCGGCGACAGCGTATCACCCATGGCCGCCGGGTCGATGAGGCCATCGAAGCCGCATTCCTCCAGCAAAGCCCTGGCATCGGCACGAAGCCTGGCGAAATCGACGACGCCGCGCCGCTGCGGCAGCTCGCCCACGAAGATATTCTCGGCGGCGCTGACATGGGGAACGATCTCGGGCTCCTGCCGCACCAGGCGGAACCCGGCCTGTCTGGCCTCGCGCGGGCTGACATGGCTGGCTTCCTGCCCATCGAGCAGAACCTCACCCTCATCGAGCTGGTAATCGCCGGACAGTATCTTGAGCAAAGTGGACTTGCCGGCGCCGTTCTCACCGACAAAGGCGACCACCTCGCCGCGGCGAACGTCGAAAGTGAGATCGGCCAGCGCCCGCACATTCGGGAATGCCTTGCCCACGCGGCGAATATCAACGACGGGTGTTTCAGCCATCATACCAACCAGCCAAATCTGCAGAATAATGGGGCGGGCCGCCCGAGGCGACCCGCCGGAGCATGCCTGCGCTCAGGTGCAGGGCATATGGTCCTGATAGTTTTCCGGCGTGACGATCGAGGTATCCGCCACCGTATTGGCGGGCAGTTCCACGCCGTCTTCGAGCGCCGCGATCAGCACCTTGGCCGCGGCAGCGCCGACATCGGTACCGCTGATATAGAGCGCAGCCTTGAAGCCGCTCGGCTGGCCGGCAGCCCAGGGGCGGCAGGCTTCATAGGCACCCAGGCCCACGGCGATGATGTCATCCGGCGCGAAACCGGCATTGGTCAGCGCATTGAGCGTACCGAGCACGCCTTCGTCATTGCAGCCGAACACCACCCACTTGTCGACATCGGGATGCGCGGTGACCACGGGACCGGCGGCTTCGAGAGCCGAATTGGTCGTACCGTCATAGGTCACCGGGAAGATACGGGCGGCATCGGCACCGGCCTTGGTGATCTCGGCACGCGAGGCATCGGTACGGTCGTTGCAGACCGAGAGGGTCTGCACTTCGACCGACAGGATGCCGTAGGTGCCGCCGCCCAGCCAATCGCTTTCGTTGAGCAGTTCGCCGGCAGCAATGCCAACCTTGGTGCCCATATCCTTGCCGTCGAAGCCGACCAGCGGGATCGGATTGCCTTCGGCATCGGCGATATTGTCATTGGTGCCGACCAGCAGGACACCGGCATCAGCCGCTGCCTTGGCGACCGCCGGCCCGATGGCCTGGTCCGGAACGGTGATGGCGATGCCCTTGGCACCGGCCGCAAGGGCGTCGGTCATGGCGCTGATGGCCAGGTTGGCATCGAGTTCGACGTTGATCACACTGGCCTGATAGCCGAGTTCTTCGGCGGCCGCGGTGAAGCCGTCGCCCTGATCAATGAAATACTGCTGAGTGCCGCTCTTGTTGATGTTGACGATGAGCTTGTCCTGGGCCGTTGCGGCACCGGCAAAGACGGCGCCGAACAGGCCCGCGGCCAAGATTGTGCTGCCGAGCAGGCGGGTAAGTGTGGTCATCTGGTCCTCCCTGACCGATTTTACGATCATCCGCGCGGTCCATGCTCGTCGAGCTGGCCAGCATCCGGTTGACGAATTAGAGGATTATCTGTTTATCATATAAAGTCAACGCAACATCGAAACATCGAGTTGCGTCGGAGGAAAACATGCAACGTCTCGTGGGCAAGATCGCCATCGTCACCGGAGCGGGCCAGGGCATTGGCGAAGCCATTGCCCGGCGTTTTGCGGCCGAAGGCGCACGCGTCGTCATCGCTGAACGCGAGCGTGAGCGCGGCGAAGCGGTCGCGGGACAATTGCGCGACAGCGGCGCCGAAGCGCTGTGCATCCGAACCGATGTCAGTGACACCAAGAGCATCGAAGCCATGGTCGCCGAAACCGTCTCGGCTTTCGGCTCGCCCGATATCCTGGTCAACAATGCCGGCATTGCCGTCTTCGGCGATCCGCTCCAGATCACCGATGCCGACTGGCAGCGTTGCATGTCCGTTGATCTCGACGGGGCCTGGTATTGCTGTCGCGCCGTACTGCCGCACATGCTGGCGAGAGGCAGTGGCGCCATCGTCAATATCGCGTCCAACCATTCCTTTCAGGTGATCCGCAACACCTTTCCCTACCCCGTCGCCAAGCATGGCCTGCTCGGCCTTACCCGTTCGCTGGCGCTCGAATATGCCGAACGCGGCGTCATCGTGAACGCCATCTCGCCCGGCTATATCGACACGCCGCTCAACCGGAAGATGTTCGCGGACGACCCCGATCCGGATGCACGCGCCAAGGTGGAAGCGCGCCAGCCGCTCAAGCGCCTCGGCCGCCCCGAGGAAATCGCCGCCGTCGCTGCCATGCTGGCTTCGGACGAAGCCCGCTTCATTGTCGGCGCCAATATCGTCGTCGATGGCGGCGTCACCATCCGCATGTACGAATAGGGAGAAAGCCGATCATGACCATCGAGGTTTCCACTGCCGTCGCCTGTCGCAACGTCCTCGGCGAGGGCACCTACTGGGACGCCAGGCGCGGCCGGCTCTGGTGGCTCGACGTGCCCCTGCCATCGCGGCTGTTTTGCCTCGATCCGGCCAGTGGGGACGTCCAGAGCTACGACATGCCCGAGATGATCACGGCGGTTCGGGCCAAGAAGGACGGCACCGGGCTCATCGTCGCCTGCCACAGCGGCATCAGCAGCTTCGACTATGCCACCGGCAAGCTGACGCATCTGCTCAATCCCGAGCCGCAACTGCCCTATAACCGCTCCAATGACGCGGGCACCGATGCGCGCGGGCGCTTCTGGTTCGGCACCATGCAGAACAATATCCAGCCCAATGGCGCTGGCATCGATCTCATCGCCGGCGCCGGCACACTCTACCGCCTCGATCCGGACCTGACGCTCACTCCGTTCGAAACCGGTATCTGGGTGTCCAACACCGTGTGCTGGAGCCCGGATAATCGCACCATGTATTTCTGCGATACGGCCTCGGGCGTCATCTCGGCCTATGATTTCGACCTCGATGACGGCGTGGTCACCAACAAGCGGGCCTTTGCCGAATTCGACCGCGGCGCGCCGGATGGCTCCTGCGTCGATGCCGAAGGCTATCTGTGGAATGCGCGCTGGGATGGTGGCTGCGTCGTGCGCTTCAATCCGCGCGGCGAGGTCGACAAGGTCATCGACCTGCCCGTCGCCAAGGTGACCAGTTGCGCCTTTGCCGGCCCCGATCTCGACCAGCTCTACATCACCACCGCCAGCTATGGGATGAGCGAAGCCGAGCGGGCCGCTGCGCCCGATGCGGGCAACCTCTTCATCTGCCACCCCGGAGTCAGGGGCCAGCGGACCGCCGAATTCGGCTGAGTGAAAAGGCGGGGCATCGGCCCCGCCTCGTCTTCTAGAGGTCGACCTGCTGCCGGGCCAGCGCCGCGGTCAGCACCGGGCCCTGCCCCCACGGCACGATATAGCCACGCGGCACGTGCCAGTAATGCTCCTGCGTCAGCGCCGCATAGACCGCCGCGGAGACGCCCTGCAGGTTGCCGTCGGCATCGAGATTGGCCAGTATGGCGTCATAGGCCTTGTCGGCCGCGGCGCGGAAGGTTTCGGCTGGCAATAGTCCCAGCCTTATGCCGCGATAGAAGGCGCCGGCCATGAAGGCCGCTGTCGAGGATTCGGGGCCGGATTCGGGCTCGTGCACCATGGCCCACCAATTGCCATCGGGCAGTTGCCATTTCAGCATCGCCGCGGCGAGGTCCTGGGCGTTGCGTACCACCTCGTCATAGCGGTTCGCGCCCTTGTCCGCATGCTCGGCAACATCGATCAGCCCAAGCAGCCCCCAGCCCTGCCCGCGGCCCCAGCCGCGAATGTAGGATCGCTGGGTTTTTTCGAGCCAGAAGTGGTTGTAGAGACCCAGTTCCGCGTCGAACAGCAGTTCGCGATAGGCCAGTATCTCGTCCACCGCCCGCTGCGACCATTCCGCCCCACCACCGATTTTAGCGAGATGGGCATAGAAAGGCGGGTCGAAATGCATGCAGTCGAGCCAGGTGCCGGCGCCAGGATCGCCCATCTGCGCCTGCTGGGCAGCGTCGAGCGCCGGACCGCCATAAGGCTGGCGCAGCGCCCGCAGCGTATCCTCGAAGGTGATGGCGACGTCCCGTACCCGGCGGCGCGAATAGAGATGCTCGGCCAGTTCGATCACCGCCTTGAGCAGCACCGCATCGCCCGTGCGCTTGACGATCTCGCACATGACATGGCCGGGCGCCGTATTGTCGTCGAGCTGCCAGGGTTCGCGCCGGGTCGACCAGGCGCGGAAGAAGCCTTGCGAAAAGTCCTGCCAGGTGGAGAGGCCGAGCAGATCGCCTGCGGCGATAAGGCCCTCGAAGCCCACCGAGTCGCCGTAAAACCAGCCCTTGAAGTCGTGTTGCTGCAGCCGCTCCGCCACCCGCTTGAACAGCTGGCGCTGGGCTTCCGTCGGTTCTGTCATGT
This sequence is a window from Devosia ginsengisoli. Protein-coding genes within it:
- a CDS encoding glycoside hydrolase family 88 protein, which codes for MTEPTEAQRQLFKRVAERLQQHDFKGWFYGDSVGFEGLIAAGDLLGLSTWQDFSQGFFRAWSTRREPWQLDDNTAPGHVMCEIVKRTGDAVLLKAVIELAEHLYSRRRVRDVAITFEDTLRALRQPYGGPALDAAQQAQMGDPGAGTWLDCMHFDPPFYAHLAKIGGGAEWSQRAVDEILAYRELLFDAELGLYNHFWLEKTQRSYIRGWGRGQGWGLLGLIDVAEHADKGANRYDEVVRNAQDLAAAMLKWQLPDGNWWAMVHEPESGPESSTAAFMAGAFYRGIRLGLLPAETFRAAADKAYDAILANLDADGNLQGVSAAVYAALTQEHYWHVPRGYIVPWGQGPVLTAALARQQVDL
- a CDS encoding sugar ABC transporter ATP-binding protein encodes the protein MAETPVVDIRRVGKAFPNVRALADLTFDVRRGEVVAFVGENGAGKSTLLKILSGDYQLDEGEVLLDGQEASHVSPREARQAGFRLVRQEPEIVPHVSAAENIFVGELPQRRGVVDFARLRADARALLEECGFDGLIDPAAMGDTLSPAQKHIVEIARALKPGVKVVAFDEPTSSLTSDETERLFTLIRKLRDRGLGVIYVTHRLHEVMEISDRIVILRDGRLVDVCETRSVTPDDVVRMMVGRDLSYGFSRIETTRPEVVLEVSNLSSRFHENVNFKIHAGEILGFAGLVGAGRTELAKVIFGDIHKRSGDVLVAGQRTRIKAPSDAIAASIGFAPEDRKGEGLILVRSVMENASMAVFSTLSRFGILRNKMMVDTVSPLIDSLEIKTPSLEQEVGKLSGGNQQKVVLARWLAAKPKVLILDEPTRAVDVGAKAEIYRLIDSLAKSGIAIMLISSEMPELLALADRIVVMHAGQLSDPIEKSEASEERILNAALGQQAA
- a CDS encoding SMP-30/gluconolactonase/LRE family protein, whose product is MTIEVSTAVACRNVLGEGTYWDARRGRLWWLDVPLPSRLFCLDPASGDVQSYDMPEMITAVRAKKDGTGLIVACHSGISSFDYATGKLTHLLNPEPQLPYNRSNDAGTDARGRFWFGTMQNNIQPNGAGIDLIAGAGTLYRLDPDLTLTPFETGIWVSNTVCWSPDNRTMYFCDTASGVISAYDFDLDDGVVTNKRAFAEFDRGAPDGSCVDAEGYLWNARWDGGCVVRFNPRGEVDKVIDLPVAKVTSCAFAGPDLDQLYITTASYGMSEAERAAAPDAGNLFICHPGVRGQRTAEFG
- a CDS encoding glucose 1-dehydrogenase; translation: MAGRLANGHVFVTGGSRGIGAAIVEKALAEGACVTMVDLDRAAGEAFVAGLADRDRVHFEAGDIRRIEDISRVHDAGVKKFGAVTGLVNNAGRNSNADPVTMTEAEWDDVFSVDLKAAWLCAKVVLPAMLAAKAGSIVNIASVHADHTFPGYFPYAAAKSGLVGLTRSLALEVGPKQVRVNAISPGWTETKLVAEYLATQPPEMRQQVLDVHPMARIAKPAEIANCVVFLLSDEASFVTGANWRVDGGLGARFAG
- a CDS encoding SDR family oxidoreductase; this encodes MQRLVGKIAIVTGAGQGIGEAIARRFAAEGARVVIAERERERGEAVAGQLRDSGAEALCIRTDVSDTKSIEAMVAETVSAFGSPDILVNNAGIAVFGDPLQITDADWQRCMSVDLDGAWYCCRAVLPHMLARGSGAIVNIASNHSFQVIRNTFPYPVAKHGLLGLTRSLALEYAERGVIVNAISPGYIDTPLNRKMFADDPDPDARAKVEARQPLKRLGRPEEIAAVAAMLASDEARFIVGANIVVDGGVTIRMYE
- a CDS encoding ABC transporter permease, encoding MTNISQTTTQRSTENPFKAFTRFVGAENLSLLIALVLLVALIASQTPFFFVPRNLMNIGMNLAVVGLLGVGMTIVIVSGALDISVGSIAGVASVVSAIFVTYVGTVTGGVFMGVLAGALLGVVNAAIISYLRVNAVVATLATLSAYRGIAFLVAPEGRPIGVLDQNFAYIGSGRVLESGSFPGIPVALLLLVAVAVVAHFVMSSTVFGRAVYSMGGNPAAARLAGINLTRMKFYIFTISGALAGLAGVLVTARTSSGQPASGTQGLELEAITAVFLGGAILAGGKGTIVGTMLAVVLLATLSNGMNLLNIPTFYQLVAKGFLLIVAVAIGQWRMARAERAQARASLAG
- a CDS encoding CaiB/BaiF CoA transferase family protein, with protein sequence MSSTGPLAGLRVLDLTIALAGPMCTQRMGEMGADIVKIEAPGGGDFSRYSTMAGITKFGDATTFVTLNRNKRSLILDLKSDAGREVLYRMVKDADVLVQNFRPRVASKLGIDYATLSAINPRLVYGSISGYGEDGPLKDRPGQDLLLQSFAGLTMNAGRSSELPHPSPLYMVDVSASHQLTEGVLAALVARATTGRGQEIKVTMVSAIMEMQVQELTSFMAAEAPPTRSGSPQASIYMEPPYGIYRCADAHIALAQVDLDRLGDVIGVPALKALKTSRPSQKDSAALMRWRDDIYDAVAARLREDTVAHWDNLLTEHGLWCGPVNDYATFLAHPQTQRYLTTMTHSKGGEYRTVAPAIRFSGDPDPSLRGSPRYGEHSREVLLEAGFSIAEVDKLFADNVAVSPVVDV
- a CDS encoding substrate-binding domain-containing protein — protein: MTTLTRLLGSTILAAGLFGAVFAGAATAQDKLIVNINKSGTQQYFIDQGDGFTAAAEELGYQASVINVELDANLAISAMTDALAAGAKGIAITVPDQAIGPAVAKAAADAGVLLVGTNDNIADAEGNPIPLVGFDGKDMGTKVGIAAGELLNESDWLGGGTYGILSVEVQTLSVCNDRTDASRAEITKAGADAARIFPVTYDGTTNSALEAAGPVVTAHPDVDKWVVFGCNDEGVLGTLNALTNAGFAPDDIIAVGLGAYEACRPWAAGQPSGFKAALYISGTDVGAAAAKVLIAALEDGVELPANTVADTSIVTPENYQDHMPCT